The following proteins are encoded in a genomic region of Aquella oligotrophica:
- a CDS encoding TraM recognition domain-containing protein, with amino-acid sequence MANIYWVAFAYGIFTSFVFYTMKSKNIIVNFIQRLGFGIGILYWGLSTYLLYISLPEVINDYGKKLQAYRREQFTEHILFELLTLFVIGLVGSIVISILLKRKYGTKLQGLIARFTKTNFNSTMSTEQLAKEMSKVQPKEYNPVSYLRIDKKQVFLNWDAEKKQPVYEDYSIFSKKHAQFSGRSQSGKNLGIQPLAIQMMMFGELVIMLDVKNGGDDIMAPLLYKAANELQQPYTYMEFGVSTSFQFNILQTKDVDTLQEIILQLCNIQETSDMATDYYQKQAKKVALSLAQFIANEEQEITIRDLMTIHYDKFFNPSAKDNEKSKIETSLQILADWDCINAKNAISIDELIANGGVWYIQSKTKEAYPIIQALISILLRLPNRKRKVCLIADEFFKYVNKDLTEVFTEGGGKGIHCLVAYQTAALLKAPQLNITSEDMIGTLFTNCSYSYIYGSNDPFIIKQLEKVGGKIKVSVETQHTERGLTLVDKGTGNKSYREQDVPKITNDMLNLLRDRECFLVCAGRPTNRAHTGIIQILPGKFDKDSREFKELRRISREIKSIVQPVFDNDDSTPKSINPFA; translated from the coding sequence ATGGCTAATATTTATTGGGTGGCTTTTGCTTATGGGATATTTACTAGCTTTGTGTTTTACACTATGAAATCAAAAAATATCATTGTTAACTTTATTCAACGTTTAGGATTTGGCATTGGTATTCTCTATTGGGGCTTATCTACATATTTACTCTACATTTCATTACCTGAAGTCATTAATGATTATGGGAAAAAATTACAGGCTTATCGTAGGGAGCAATTTACTGAACATATATTATTTGAACTACTGACTTTGTTTGTTATTGGCTTAGTTGGTAGCATAGTAATCTCAATTCTACTAAAAAGGAAATATGGAACCAAGCTTCAAGGATTAATTGCCCGATTTACCAAAACTAATTTCAATAGCACTATGAGTACAGAACAGTTAGCTAAGGAGATGAGCAAGGTTCAACCCAAAGAGTATAATCCAGTATCTTATTTAAGGATTGATAAAAAGCAGGTGTTTCTAAATTGGGATGCAGAAAAAAAGCAGCCAGTTTATGAAGACTATTCAATATTCTCAAAGAAGCATGCTCAATTTAGTGGACGTAGTCAGTCTGGTAAAAATTTAGGGATTCAGCCATTGGCTATTCAAATGATGATGTTTGGTGAGTTGGTAATTATGCTTGATGTTAAAAATGGTGGTGATGATATTATGGCGCCATTATTATATAAAGCAGCTAATGAATTACAGCAACCCTATACCTATATGGAATTTGGAGTATCAACCTCATTTCAATTTAATATTCTGCAAACTAAGGATGTAGATACCTTACAGGAAATAATCCTACAGTTATGCAATATTCAGGAGACTTCAGATATGGCTACTGACTATTATCAGAAGCAAGCTAAAAAAGTAGCTTTAAGTCTGGCTCAGTTTATAGCCAATGAAGAGCAAGAAATAACTATTCGTGATTTAATGACTATTCATTATGATAAGTTTTTTAATCCGTCTGCTAAAGATAATGAAAAGTCGAAGATTGAAACTAGCTTACAAATTTTGGCTGATTGGGATTGCATAAATGCTAAAAATGCTATAAGCATTGATGAATTAATTGCTAATGGTGGCGTGTGGTATATCCAGTCCAAGACTAAGGAAGCTTATCCAATTATTCAGGCTTTAATTTCAATACTATTAAGGCTACCTAATCGTAAACGTAAAGTTTGTCTTATTGCCGATGAATTTTTTAAATATGTAAATAAAGATCTGACTGAAGTATTTACTGAAGGTGGTGGCAAAGGTATTCATTGCTTGGTAGCTTATCAAACTGCTGCATTATTAAAAGCACCACAACTAAATATTACTAGTGAGGATATGATAGGCACTCTATTTACTAATTGCAGCTACAGCTATATTTATGGCTCTAATGATCCATTTATTATCAAGCAGCTAGAAAAGGTTGGCGGAAAGATTAAAGTTAGTGTTGAAACCCAACACACTGAACGCGGGCTAACATTAGTGGATAAAGGAACTGGTAATAAAAGCTATCGTGAGCAGGATGTACCAAAAATTACTAACGACATGCTTAATTTATTACGGGATCGCGAATGTTTCTTGGTCTGTGCAGGAAGACCAACTAATCGGGCGCATACGGGGATTATTCAGATTTTACCCGGAAAGTTTGATAAAGATAGCCGTGAGTTTAAGGAACTTCGCAGAATATCGAGAGAAATCAAGTCAATTGTTCAACCAGTTTTCGATAACGATGATTCCACGCCCAAATCGATTAATCCTTTTGCGTAG